A DNA window from Arachis hypogaea cultivar Tifrunner chromosome 18, arahy.Tifrunner.gnm2.J5K5, whole genome shotgun sequence contains the following coding sequences:
- the LOC112771238 gene encoding protein TEEBE — translation MAVTLVSTLCLALFVAVSASAVIQPRVPEAYLQNGNFEEQPNPKSLQKTKLIGKFALPKWEINGLVEYVTGGPQPGGMFFPVTHGIHAVRLGNEASISQTIKVKPGQYYALILGASRTCAQDEVLRISVPPQTGDVPLQTLYSLNGDVIAWGFKATSNVAKVTFHNPGVQEDPACGPLLDAIAIREFYPPLPSRANLVKNPGFEEGPFPIFNSTNGVLLPPEQQDLMSPLPGWIIESLKAIKFIDSKHFNIPFGLGAVELVAGRESAIAQIIRTVTNKVYNITFSVGDAKNGCHGSMMVEAFAAKDAFKVPFKSEGKGKFRTVSFKFKAVAPRTRLTFYSSFYHTRIDDYGSLCGPVLDQVIVFPVA, via the exons ATGGCAGTGACACTTGTATCTACACTTTGTTTGGCTTTGTTCGTTGCTGTTTCAGCTTCTGCTGTTATTCAGCCAAGAGTACCTGAAG CTTACCTTCAAAATGGAAATTTTGAGGAGCAACCAAACCCCAAATCCCTCCAGAAAACCAAACTCATTGGAAAATTTGCGTTACCAAAATGGGAGATCAATGGTTTGGTTGAGTATGTCACCGGAGGTCCACAACCCGGAGGCATGTTCTTCCCAGTGACTCATGGCATACATGCTGTAAGGCTTGGCAATGAAGCCTCAATCTCTCAGACCATCAAGGTCAAACCTGGCCAATACTACGCGCTCATTCTCGGCGCGTCGAGGACTTGTGCACAAGACGAAGTCCTAAGGATCTCTGTGCCTCCACAGACTGGAGATGTTCCTCTGCAGACACTGTATAGCCTCAATGGTGATGTCATTGCTTGGGGATTCAAGGCCACTTCTAATGTCGCTAAAGTTACTTTCCACAACCCTGGAGTTCAGGAAGATCCGGCTTGTGGTCCGCTTTTGGATGCCATTGCTATCAGAGAGTTTTACCCTCCATTGCCTTCAAGAG CTAATTTGGTTAAAAATCCGGGTTTTGAGGAGGGTCCATTCCCTATTTTCAATTCTACCAACGGTGTTCTGCTCCCTCCTGAACAGCAAGATTTGATGTCGCCGCTCCCCGGTTGGATCATCGAATCCCTGAAAGCCATTAAGTTCATAGATTCAAAGCATTTCAATATCCCATTCGGGTTGGGAGCAGTGGAACTGGTTGCAGGCAGGGAAAGTGCCATCGCCCAAATCATCAGAACAGTTACCAACAAAGTCTACAACATCACATTTTCAGTTGGAGATGCCAAAAACGGCTGCCACGGATCCATGATGGTCGAAGCATTCGCCGCGAAGGACGCCTTCAAAGTTCCCTTCAAATCTGAAGGGAAGGGAAAATTCAGAACAGTGAGCTTCAAGTTCAAAGCAGTTGCACCAAGAACAAGGCTCACATTCTACAGCTCCTTCTACCATACCAGAATTGATGATTATGGATCTCTCTGTGGCCCTGTTCTTGACCAAGTTATAGTGTTTCCTGTCGCCTAA
- the LOC112771751 gene encoding phenylacetaldehyde oxime monooxygenase CYP71AN24-like isoform X2, protein MATIVSIILKQFPCDKFNSTLYLSIVVAIIISILLVINLTITRRSKSIINLPPSPPKLPFIGNLHQLGTLPHRSFQELSNKHGPLMFLQLGQIPALVVSSADLAKEIIKNHDLVFASRPRTTAGNICIYGCKDIAFAPYNEAWRQKKKVCVVKLLSTKKVKSLLPVRQHEVAKLVATIQEACSREVSSSSCVINLSELLVATSYNIVSRCVLGQNFDFSEVSGHGSFGELGRKLVRQFAVDAFMEGVIEEHKKNKTNNDDDDDSNKDFVAILLHLQEMGMLEFEFTREDLKAILVDMFLGATDSSSTILEWTFSELLKNKPSTMKKVQEEVRQVVGNKSMIDENDINQMNYLKCVIKEVLRLHPPLPVLVPRQTTSNSKIKGYDIPSKTTVYLNVWAIHRDPELWKDPEEFIPERFESNQIDFKGQDFQYIPFGSGRRGCPGMSFGLASTEYILANLLYWFDWKLPINEDIDMTEMSGIIVSKKVPLHLEAVMMDN, encoded by the exons ATGGCAACTATTGTATCCATTATTCTAAAACAATTCCCATGTGATAAGTTTAACTCAACCCTCTACCTTTCAATAGTAGTTGCCATCATTATTAGCATCCTTCTTGTGATTAATCTAACTATCACAAGAAGAAGCAAATCAATTATAAAtcttccaccatcaccaccaAAGTTACCATTCATTGGAAACCTTCACCAACTAGGAACACTGCCACACCGTTCTTTCCAAGAACTCTCCAACAAGCATGGCCCTCTCATGTTCCTTCAGTTAGGGCAAATCCCAGCATTAGTGGTTTCATCTGCAGATTTGGCCAAGGAAATCATCAAAAACCATGATCTTGTTTTCGCGAGCCGCCCTCGAACGACGGCCGGAAATATCTGTATCTATGGCTGCAAAGACATAGCGTTTGCGCCCTACAACGAAGCATGGAGACAGAAAAAAAAAGTTTGTGTTGTTAAACTTCTAAGTACCAAAAAAGTTAAATCGCTTCTCCCTGTAAGACAACATGAGGTTGCAAAACTTGTTGCTACCATCCAAGAAGCGTGCTCAAGAGAAGTCTCATCATCATCTTGTGTGATTAATCTTAGTGAGTTGTTGGTTGCTACATCGTACAACATCGTTTCAAGATGTGTTCTTGGACAAAACTTTGATTTCTCAGAAGTTAGTGGTCATGGAAGCTTTGGAGAGCTTGGCAGGAAGTTGGTGAGGCAattcg CAGTAGATGCTTTCATGGAAGGAGTAATTGAagagcacaagaaaaataagacgaacaatgatgatgatgatgatagtaaCAAAGACTTTGTGGCTATACTTCTTCATCTTCAAGAGATGGGTATGCTTGAATTTGAGTTCACTAGAGAAGATCTCAAAGCAATCCTAGTG GACATGTTTCTTGGAGCAACTGATTCTAGCTCCACCATTTTAGAGTGGACTTTTTCTGAGCTCCTTAAGAATAAGCCAAGTACCATGAAGAAAGTTCAAGAAGAGGTAAGACAAGTTGTGGGGAACAAATCAATGATAGATGAAAATGACATAAATCAAATGAACTATTTGAAGTGTGTGATCAAAGAAGTTCTTAGGCTACACCCACCTCTTCCTGTCTTAGTCCCTAGAcaaacaacatcaaattcaaaaataaaaggctATGATATTCCGTCAAAAACAACTGTTTATTTGAATGTTTGGGCAATTCATAGGGACCCTGAATTATGGAAGGATCCTGAAGAATTCATTCCTGAAAGATTTGAAAGTAACCAAATTGATTTCAAAGGACAAGATTTTCAGTATATCCCTTTTGGATCCGGAAGAAGGGGTTGTCCTGGAATGTCATTTGGACTTGCTTCTACAGAATATATTCTTGCTAATCTTTTATATTGGTTTGATTGGAAGCTGCCTATAAATGAAGACATAGACATGACTGAAATGTCTGGAATCATTGTTAGCAAGAAAGTACCACTTCATCTTGAAGCCGTAATGATGGACAATtag
- the LOC112771751 gene encoding cytochrome P450 71A1-like isoform X1, with product MKTEIEGERRRRLRMATIVSIILKQFPCDKFNSTLYLSIVVAIIISILLVINLTITRRSKSIINLPPSPPKLPFIGNLHQLGTLPHRSFQELSNKHGPLMFLQLGQIPALVVSSADLAKEIIKNHDLVFASRPRTTAGNICIYGCKDIAFAPYNEAWRQKKKVCVVKLLSTKKVKSLLPVRQHEVAKLVATIQEACSREVSSSSCVINLSELLVATSYNIVSRCVLGQNFDFSEVSGHGSFGELGRKLVRQFGEFCVGDFFPSLGWVDAVRGLTSKFNATSVAVDAFMEGVIEEHKKNKTNNDDDDDSNKDFVAILLHLQEMGMLEFEFTREDLKAILVDMFLGATDSSSTILEWTFSELLKNKPSTMKKVQEEVRQVVGNKSMIDENDINQMNYLKCVIKEVLRLHPPLPVLVPRQTTSNSKIKGYDIPSKTTVYLNVWAIHRDPELWKDPEEFIPERFESNQIDFKGQDFQYIPFGSGRRGCPGMSFGLASTEYILANLLYWFDWKLPINEDIDMTEMSGIIVSKKVPLHLEAVMMDN from the exons atgaaaacggAGATTGAGGGAGAAAGAAGGAGGAGGCTAAGAATGGCAACTATTGTATCCATTATTCTAAAACAATTCCCATGTGATAAGTTTAACTCAACCCTCTACCTTTCAATAGTAGTTGCCATCATTATTAGCATCCTTCTTGTGATTAATCTAACTATCACAAGAAGAAGCAAATCAATTATAAAtcttccaccatcaccaccaAAGTTACCATTCATTGGAAACCTTCACCAACTAGGAACACTGCCACACCGTTCTTTCCAAGAACTCTCCAACAAGCATGGCCCTCTCATGTTCCTTCAGTTAGGGCAAATCCCAGCATTAGTGGTTTCATCTGCAGATTTGGCCAAGGAAATCATCAAAAACCATGATCTTGTTTTCGCGAGCCGCCCTCGAACGACGGCCGGAAATATCTGTATCTATGGCTGCAAAGACATAGCGTTTGCGCCCTACAACGAAGCATGGAGACAGAAAAAAAAAGTTTGTGTTGTTAAACTTCTAAGTACCAAAAAAGTTAAATCGCTTCTCCCTGTAAGACAACATGAGGTTGCAAAACTTGTTGCTACCATCCAAGAAGCGTGCTCAAGAGAAGTCTCATCATCATCTTGTGTGATTAATCTTAGTGAGTTGTTGGTTGCTACATCGTACAACATCGTTTCAAGATGTGTTCTTGGACAAAACTTTGATTTCTCAGAAGTTAGTGGTCATGGAAGCTTTGGAGAGCTTGGCAGGAAGTTGGTGAGGCAattcggtgagttttgtgttggtgATTTCTTCCCCTCATTGGGTTGGGTTGATGCTGTTAGAGGCTTGACTTCCAAGTTTAATGCCACTTCTGTAGCAGTAGATGCTTTCATGGAAGGAGTAATTGAagagcacaagaaaaataagacgaacaatgatgatgatgatgatagtaaCAAAGACTTTGTGGCTATACTTCTTCATCTTCAAGAGATGGGTATGCTTGAATTTGAGTTCACTAGAGAAGATCTCAAAGCAATCCTAGTG GACATGTTTCTTGGAGCAACTGATTCTAGCTCCACCATTTTAGAGTGGACTTTTTCTGAGCTCCTTAAGAATAAGCCAAGTACCATGAAGAAAGTTCAAGAAGAGGTAAGACAAGTTGTGGGGAACAAATCAATGATAGATGAAAATGACATAAATCAAATGAACTATTTGAAGTGTGTGATCAAAGAAGTTCTTAGGCTACACCCACCTCTTCCTGTCTTAGTCCCTAGAcaaacaacatcaaattcaaaaataaaaggctATGATATTCCGTCAAAAACAACTGTTTATTTGAATGTTTGGGCAATTCATAGGGACCCTGAATTATGGAAGGATCCTGAAGAATTCATTCCTGAAAGATTTGAAAGTAACCAAATTGATTTCAAAGGACAAGATTTTCAGTATATCCCTTTTGGATCCGGAAGAAGGGGTTGTCCTGGAATGTCATTTGGACTTGCTTCTACAGAATATATTCTTGCTAATCTTTTATATTGGTTTGATTGGAAGCTGCCTATAAATGAAGACATAGACATGACTGAAATGTCTGGAATCATTGTTAGCAAGAAAGTACCACTTCATCTTGAAGCCGTAATGATGGACAATtag